The Clostridium sp. AWRP genome has a window encoding:
- a CDS encoding transposase, translating to MICQIQEYWRNLKNKRIKLVSEEFQISKLTAKKYINMTEEEIQKLNNPANYKKRTTIMDEYINIIFKMQRDGINDDLIYFYILKHGYSGNQKSLWNYIYCIEKNNFPDRTPMNPKCLIEWSYPDDVIIIKRNSLLKYLLTKNPKTKKDETIGKYINELIEKYRDSSIASFCNGIERDIAPIKNAISLKVSSGFVEGNNNKFKLIKRIVYGKSGLVNLAKKCFLAFLSKRPSFNLVDLI from the coding sequence TTGATCTGTCAGATCCAGGAATACTGGAGAAATCTCAAAAATAAAAGAATCAAACTTGTTTCAGAAGAATTTCAAATATCCAAATTAACAGCAAAAAAATATATCAACATGACTGAGGAGGAAATCCAAAAACTTAACAATCCAGCTAATTATAAGAAAAGAACAACGATAATGGATGAATATATCAATATCATCTTCAAGATGCAGCGTGACGGAATCAATGATGACCTGATTTATTTTTATATTTTGAAACATGGATATAGTGGAAATCAAAAATCATTATGGAACTATATCTATTGCATTGAAAAAAACAACTTTCCAGATAGAACTCCAATGAACCCCAAGTGCCTTATAGAATGGAGTTATCCTGATGATGTCATTATTATAAAAAGAAATAGTCTGTTAAAATATCTGCTTACAAAGAATCCAAAAACAAAAAAAGATGAGACTATAGGAAAATATATTAATGAACTTATTGAAAAATACAGAGATTCATCAATAGCTTCTTTTTGCAATGGTATAGAAAGAGATATTGCCCCGATCAAGAATGCAATATCTCTAAAAGTAAGTTCAGGATTTGTTGAAGGAAACAACAACAAATTCAAACTTATCAAACGTATTGTATACGGAAAATCTGGATTAGTCAATCTGGCAAAAAAATGTTTTTTGGCATTTCTCTCTAAAAGGCCATCGTTTAATCTTGTTGACTTAATCTAA
- a CDS encoding XRE family transcriptional regulator: MPRKATKAAGNVYYKARIEAANTNDKLNSREGAAEIIGIDRTRLARIELDSICAYPEEILMMADVYNAPELENYFCCEQCPIGKHSVSHIEVLEIDRITIQIISSLENINGVKKELLDITEGGIITEDEKPKLEHVVKALDKIAIGSRELKLWIQKNFR, encoded by the coding sequence ATGCCAAGAAAAGCTACGAAGGCAGCAGGAAATGTATATTATAAAGCACGAATTGAAGCTGCTAATACTAATGACAAATTAAACAGCAGGGAAGGAGCTGCAGAAATAATTGGGATTGATAGGACAAGGCTAGCACGAATAGAGCTTGACAGTATTTGTGCATATCCAGAAGAAATTTTGATGATGGCTGATGTTTATAATGCTCCTGAATTAGAAAATTATTTTTGTTGTGAACAATGTCCTATAGGTAAACATAGTGTTTCACACATTGAGGTTTTAGAAATAGATAGAATTACAATTCAAATTATATCTTCACTAGAAAATATTAATGGTGTCAAAAAGGAATTGTTAGATATTACGGAAGGCGGAATTATTACAGAAGATGAAAAACCAAAATTAGAACATGTTGTTAAAGCACTAGATAAAATTGCAATCGGATCTCGAGAACTAAAACTTTGGATTCAGAAAAATTTTAGATAG
- a CDS encoding AAA family ATPase — MSNRIVLKGLYLKNFKGIKELDIDFENTTNIYGDNGTGKTTVFDAFAWLLFDKDSQNISKFDVQPLDKSNNIIHRIDTEVIGSLEIDGVKIVLRKVLKEKWVKPKGKPESELKGVTTTYYIDDVPKKQGEYKEKINSIIPEDIFKLVTNPSYFSTNMKWQDRKKILMDIIGELTDENVIDFKKDLEPLKDLLGNKSIEELKKSINASRKKLIKDRESIQPRIDELNMAVKDDINFQQLEVKKQEIVSKINNIEEQLIDKSKINDELFKEKDKLYGLKSKLKDIERDELRKAGSGKDKIAEELYSITGEIADIKFHVKSIESEKNNNLNLIETIENDVKNLRKEWYEENNKPFELPEDARICPLCKRPFDEEDVEKHKQELEENFKQNKSKILKEITRKGSSKADEIEKYEKKISENEIELGGLLKKLDDFNNKKDELQSKFDNFKAAVDLNSNKEYQNTLNQIEILENELSKPIEGNSKIEELKKRKALLGIELENVNYDLGYKEINVNTKSRIKELQDKEKTLAQQIADLEKQDFMCDEFIKTKVKLMESSINSKFKYVKFRFFKAQVNGGIEEDCEPLIDGVPFSTNLNSGARINAGIDIINTLSSHYEIKAPIFIDNRESTTRLIDTESQIINLVVSSMDKKLRVENSSEVEQTELAG, encoded by the coding sequence ATGTCAAATAGAATTGTTTTAAAAGGATTGTATCTTAAGAATTTTAAAGGAATTAAAGAGCTAGATATAGATTTTGAGAATACAACAAATATATACGGAGATAACGGTACAGGTAAAACTACTGTGTTTGATGCATTTGCATGGCTGTTGTTTGATAAGGATAGTCAGAATATAAGTAAATTTGACGTGCAGCCACTTGATAAGAGCAATAATATAATCCACAGAATTGATACAGAAGTTATTGGATCACTTGAAATAGATGGAGTTAAAATAGTTTTGAGAAAGGTTTTAAAAGAAAAATGGGTTAAGCCTAAAGGTAAGCCTGAGTCAGAGCTTAAAGGTGTAACTACTACTTATTACATTGATGATGTACCTAAGAAACAGGGTGAATATAAGGAAAAAATAAACAGTATTATTCCAGAAGATATATTCAAATTAGTAACTAATCCTTCATATTTTTCAACCAACATGAAATGGCAGGACAGAAAGAAAATACTTATGGATATTATAGGTGAACTTACGGATGAAAATGTTATTGATTTTAAAAAGGATTTGGAACCTCTAAAAGATTTGTTAGGAAACAAGAGTATAGAAGAACTTAAAAAAAGTATAAACGCGTCAAGAAAAAAATTGATTAAAGATAGAGAATCGATCCAGCCTAGAATTGATGAATTAAACATGGCTGTAAAGGATGATATTAATTTTCAACAATTAGAGGTTAAGAAACAAGAAATAGTTTCAAAGATAAACAATATAGAAGAGCAGCTTATAGATAAATCTAAAATAAATGACGAATTGTTTAAAGAAAAAGATAAGTTATATGGACTTAAATCCAAACTCAAGGATATTGAAAGAGATGAACTTCGGAAAGCTGGAAGTGGTAAAGACAAAATAGCAGAGGAATTATACAGTATTACTGGTGAAATAGCTGATATTAAATTTCATGTCAAATCAATTGAATCTGAAAAAAATAATAACCTTAATTTAATAGAAACCATTGAAAATGATGTTAAAAATTTAAGGAAAGAGTGGTATGAGGAAAACAATAAACCATTCGAACTTCCGGAAGACGCTCGTATATGTCCTTTGTGTAAAAGGCCTTTTGATGAAGAAGATGTTGAAAAGCACAAACAGGAATTAGAAGAAAACTTTAAGCAAAACAAATCAAAAATTCTTAAAGAGATAACTAGAAAGGGTAGTAGTAAGGCAGATGAAATTGAAAAGTATGAGAAAAAGATATCTGAGAATGAAATTGAATTAGGGGGATTACTTAAAAAATTAGATGATTTTAATAATAAAAAGGATGAATTGCAAAGCAAATTTGATAATTTTAAGGCAGCTGTTGATCTTAATAGTAATAAAGAATATCAGAATACATTAAATCAGATAGAAATACTTGAAAATGAGTTATCTAAGCCAATAGAAGGAAATTCAAAAATTGAAGAGCTTAAGAAAAGAAAAGCACTTTTAGGCATTGAACTAGAAAATGTTAATTATGACTTAGGTTACAAAGAAATTAATGTTAATACTAAATCAAGGATTAAAGAACTTCAGGATAAGGAAAAGACTCTAGCACAACAAATTGCAGACCTTGAAAAGCAAGATTTTATGTGTGATGAATTTATAAAAACTAAAGTTAAACTTATGGAATCCAGTATAAATTCTAAGTTTAAATATGTTAAGTTTAGGTTCTTTAAAGCCCAAGTTAACGGAGGAATTGAAGAGGATTGTGAGCCTCTTATAGATGGGGTTCCGTTCTCAACAAACTTGAACTCAGGTGCCAGAATTAATGCTGGAATAGATATTATAAATACACTATCAAGTCATTACGAAATTAAAGCTCCTATATTTATAGATAACAGGGAAAGCACCACAAGGCTTATAGATACAGAAAGCCAAATAATTAATTTGGTTGTAAGTAGTATGGATAAGAAATTAAGAGTTGAGAATAGTTCGGAAGTAGAACAGACAGAATTAGCAGGTTAA
- a CDS encoding ISL3 family transposase, whose translation MKYKTIGDFSFLLDDNHFVYNYTEDENTLDIYVKSKPHSCCCPECGSESRQLHATYERTLQDTPIHCKQTFLHANVYKYECLNPACNRRIFMEKLPFAKLSQVRTDALNSLILGVSMFLSNEGASKVLALLGVKISNDTIQRLYDSIEFVDDPDVKAIGVDDVAIRKGQTYATAIYDLKGHHLIALLEGRDGQPLREWLKQHKKVKLVARDRASAYASAISEILPECIQVADRFHLLQNLLDRMKDIFKEDMPAKIFIRNDEILDKAPEKVLKKKMPNEKMIESFDYDNSVPRTPNGTEIKFDNKKHDLNSPQYRAHAESRKKNSD comes from the coding sequence ATGAAATACAAAACTATTGGTGATTTTTCTTTTTTGCTGGATGACAATCATTTTGTCTATAATTATACAGAAGATGAAAACACCTTAGATATTTACGTCAAATCAAAACCACACAGTTGCTGTTGCCCTGAATGTGGTTCAGAAAGCAGACAGTTACATGCTACTTATGAAAGGACTCTACAGGATACTCCAATTCATTGCAAACAGACATTTCTTCATGCAAATGTTTACAAGTATGAATGTCTGAATCCTGCTTGCAACCGCAGAATATTTATGGAAAAACTACCTTTTGCAAAGTTATCACAGGTAAGAACTGATGCACTGAATTCTTTGATTCTTGGTGTGTCAATGTTTTTAAGCAACGAAGGTGCAAGCAAGGTTCTTGCACTACTTGGAGTAAAAATCAGTAATGATACTATACAACGACTGTATGACAGTATAGAATTCGTAGATGATCCAGATGTGAAAGCAATAGGTGTGGATGATGTTGCTATACGAAAAGGTCAAACTTATGCGACTGCTATTTATGATCTAAAAGGCCATCATCTAATTGCTCTCTTAGAAGGTAGAGATGGACAACCTTTGAGAGAGTGGCTAAAACAGCATAAGAAAGTAAAATTGGTCGCAAGAGACCGTGCCAGTGCCTATGCATCTGCCATTAGCGAGATACTTCCGGAATGCATTCAGGTGGCAGACCGGTTTCATCTGCTTCAAAATCTCCTTGATCGGATGAAAGATATTTTTAAAGAAGATATGCCGGCAAAAATATTTATACGTAATGATGAAATATTGGATAAAGCCCCAGAAAAAGTTTTAAAGAAAAAAATGCCGAATGAGAAAATGATAGAGTCGTTTGACTATGATAATTCTGTTCCACGAACCCCTAACGGAACAGAAATTAAGTTCGATAACAAAAAACATGATCTGAATTCACCACAATATCGGGCACATGCTGAAAGCAGGAAAAAAAACAGCGATTGA
- a CDS encoding sigma-70 family RNA polymerase sigma factor has product MVFENLLVLLIAAKEKCPQEVAFKYLDRYLEHGTNFKRPPVFSWTPEDIQDVMKFKQEGISNEEIGSYYGVKANTIKSLFYKKTTQSPVDEPRRRGTKLEVQEMLKLNKQGWKPRELAEKFDIKIHTVYSRIKKAKQKAEV; this is encoded by the coding sequence ATGGTATTTGAAAATTTGTTGGTACTTTTAATAGCTGCTAAGGAAAAATGCCCTCAGGAAGTGGCTTTCAAATACTTAGATAGATATTTAGAACATGGAACTAATTTTAAAAGACCTCCTGTATTTAGCTGGACACCTGAGGATATACAGGATGTGATGAAATTTAAGCAGGAAGGTATTAGTAATGAGGAGATAGGTAGCTATTATGGGGTAAAGGCAAATACCATAAAGAGTTTATTTTATAAAAAAACTACTCAATCACCAGTAGATGAACCTAGAAGACGTGGGACCAAGCTTGAAGTACAGGAAATGTTGAAACTAAATAAGCAGGGATGGAAGCCAAGAGAATTAGCAGAAAAATTTGATATTAAAATACACACTGTATACAGCAGAATCAAAAAAGCAAAACAGAAAGCGGAGGTGTGA
- a CDS encoding helix-turn-helix transcriptional regulator, with the protein MKNYTLGNRIRNLREEKSISQLELSKILNIGNTTLSQYESDKRIPSDTVKKKMAEYFGVSLDYLMGLTDTKEPKINIPQEYSDKYKVTSHDKKQYLEHMKKANEAFFMDDEFDEEDKKEILDTMNEIFWKAKAMNKRKSPKDK; encoded by the coding sequence ATGAAAAACTATACATTAGGTAATAGAATACGAAATCTGCGTGAAGAAAAATCAATAAGTCAATTAGAATTATCTAAGATACTTAATATAGGCAACACTACATTATCTCAATATGAATCAGATAAAAGAATTCCTAGTGATACTGTTAAGAAAAAAATGGCTGAATATTTTGGCGTTTCTCTTGATTATTTAATGGGACTTACTGATACCAAAGAACCTAAAATTAATATTCCACAAGAATACTCAGATAAATATAAAGTCACTTCACACGATAAAAAACAATATCTAGAACATATGAAAAAAGCTAATGAGGCTTTCTTTATGGATGATGAATTTGATGAAGAAGATAAAAAGGAAATACTTGATACCATGAATGAAATTTTTTGGAAGGCCAAAGCAATGAATAAAAGGAAATCCCCAAAAGATAAGTAG
- a CDS encoding CRISPR-associated protein Cas2 has product MASSKIVSYDLCAPGKDYKDLIDFIKSYSVWARVTESTWIIGTDETCVSLRDKLKQYTDSNDRLFVAALTEEAAWYNVKCDTDYLRNNL; this is encoded by the coding sequence ATGGCTAGTAGTAAAATTGTGTCTTATGATTTATGTGCTCCTGGTAAAGACTACAAAGATTTAATAGATTTTATAAAATCCTACTCTGTTTGGGCTAGAGTTACAGAATCTACTTGGATCATAGGTACTGACGAAACATGCGTTTCATTAAGAGATAAATTAAAACAGTACACGGATTCAAATGATAGACTATTTGTTGCTGCTTTAACAGAAGAAGCTGCATGGTATAACGTAAAATGCGATACTGATTATTTAAGAAATAATCTTTAA
- a CDS encoding helix-turn-helix transcriptional regulator produces MNNKMKFYRQKNNLTQEETAKQLGISVSAYNMIENGNRGISLLRAKQLEKIFNVSIDEIFFNNNFHNEQNKQRKQKEIAS; encoded by the coding sequence ATGAACAATAAAATGAAATTTTATAGGCAAAAAAATAACTTAACTCAAGAAGAAACAGCTAAACAGTTAGGAATATCAGTAAGCGCCTATAATATGATAGAAAATGGCAATAGAGGTATTTCTTTATTGAGAGCAAAACAATTAGAAAAAATATTTAATGTTTCAATAGATGAAATTTTTTTTAACAATAACTTTCACAATGAGCAAAACAAGCAAAGAAAACAAAAGGAGATAGCAAGCTAA
- a CDS encoding GNAT family N-acetyltransferase translates to MKIIEGEYIFTDDATRIKLDEVCSLLRQSHWAKNRPAEIIAKTIETSLCFAIYHNDIQIGFARVISDYAVYSLILDVIIDEKYRSNGLGKKLIEFINNYPSIKDTSKVLWTKYAERLYLKCGFKEEDFYKFMFNRP, encoded by the coding sequence ATGAAAATAATTGAAGGTGAATACATATTTACAGACGATGCTACTCGGATTAAATTAGATGAGGTTTGCAGCCTGTTAAGGCAATCTCATTGGGCTAAAAATCGACCTGCTGAAATCATTGCTAAAACAATTGAAACTTCACTTTGTTTTGCAATTTATCACAATGATATACAAATTGGGTTTGCAAGAGTTATAAGTGATTATGCTGTCTACAGTCTAATATTAGATGTAATTATTGATGAAAAATATAGGAGTAATGGCTTAGGAAAAAAACTAATTGAATTTATAAACAACTATCCAAGTATAAAAGATACAAGTAAAGTTCTTTGGACAAAATATGCTGAAAGATTATATTTGAAATGCGGATTTAAAGAAGAAGATTTTTATAAATTTATGTTTAATAGACCTTAA
- a CDS encoding RecT family recombinase → MSSENTALTLAKEEALNQVTTKINELRKNNDIVFPKNYSVANALNSAWLQLQEVKDKNDKPALEVCTKNSIIGSLYDMCLQGLTPAKKQCYFVVYGKQLQLMRSYMGTVAVTKRLEGVKDIKAYCIYEGDEFEETYDLDTATLNISKFNPKFENIDIDKIKGAFAVVIGENGPIHTEVMNINQIQKAWGQGIAYKTGKSKAHNNFTDEMAKKTVINRACKMYANTSDDSDLLMEAFNNTDKTYDEKDMVGNVEYEVKEEIKDNANKKKIDVEVPENQDQNSKDKSKNIIDVNPKDVQSDEDSNKDSLQKTGVEGPGF, encoded by the coding sequence ATGTCAAGTGAAAATACAGCTTTAACTTTGGCTAAGGAAGAAGCTTTAAACCAAGTAACAACGAAAATTAATGAATTAAGGAAAAATAATGATATAGTTTTTCCAAAAAATTATTCTGTAGCTAATGCACTTAATAGTGCATGGCTGCAGCTCCAAGAAGTCAAAGATAAGAATGATAAACCTGCGCTTGAAGTATGTACTAAGAACTCAATTATAGGTTCATTATATGATATGTGTTTACAAGGGTTAACACCTGCTAAGAAGCAATGTTATTTTGTAGTATACGGAAAACAGCTACAGCTTATGAGAAGCTATATGGGGACTGTAGCAGTAACTAAAAGATTAGAAGGAGTAAAGGATATAAAAGCTTACTGTATATATGAAGGTGATGAATTTGAAGAAACATATGATTTGGATACAGCAACGCTAAACATTAGCAAATTTAATCCCAAGTTTGAAAATATAGATATTGATAAAATCAAAGGTGCGTTTGCAGTAGTAATTGGAGAGAATGGTCCTATTCATACTGAGGTAATGAACATTAATCAGATACAAAAGGCATGGGGGCAGGGTATTGCCTACAAGACAGGAAAGTCAAAAGCGCATAATAATTTTACAGATGAAATGGCGAAGAAAACAGTAATAAACAGGGCTTGTAAGATGTATGCAAATACTTCAGATGATAGCGACCTTTTGATGGAAGCTTTTAATAATACGGATAAAACTTATGATGAAAAAGATATGGTAGGTAATGTTGAATATGAGGTCAAAGAAGAAATAAAAGACAACGCTAATAAAAAGAAAATAGATGTTGAGGTACCTGAAAATCAGGATCAGAACAGTAAAGATAAATCTAAAAACATAATTGATGTTAATCCTAAAGATGTACAGTCAGATGAAGACAGTAATAAAGATAGCTTACAGAAGACTGGAGTGGAAGGACCAGGGTTTTGA
- a CDS encoding aspartyl-phosphate phosphatase Spo0E family protein: MEMDVLKEKLNKYIDLYGRLDKRTLEVSQELDKLIVKEMKDGKEEDK; the protein is encoded by the coding sequence ATGGAGATGGACGTGCTTAAAGAAAAGTTAAATAAATATATAGATTTATATGGTCGCCTTGATAAAAGGACTTTAGAAGTTAGCCAGGAACTTGACAAGCTAATAGTTAAAGAAATGAAGGATGGAAAGGAGGAGGATAAGTAA
- a CDS encoding ImmA/IrrE family metallo-endopeptidase produces MINIHARVKHLIQKHGTRNPEILAKELNISIIKRPFKKTMGFFKKELGNKFIVINSNLTELVQRLVLAHELGHALLHSTNQTSYIHEYTLFPRGKVEIEANKFAAELLIDEKDIDKCYLKNICINQLANYYGVPEQLIKYKFNK; encoded by the coding sequence GTGATAAATATTCATGCAAGAGTTAAACATTTAATACAAAAGCATGGTACAAGAAACCCTGAAATACTTGCTAAAGAATTAAACATTTCAATTATAAAAAGGCCTTTTAAAAAAACTATGGGATTTTTTAAAAAAGAGCTTGGTAATAAATTCATTGTAATAAATTCAAATTTAACTGAATTAGTTCAAAGATTGGTATTGGCACATGAACTAGGACATGCTTTACTCCACTCTACAAATCAGACTTCATATATCCACGAATATACTCTTTTCCCTAGAGGCAAAGTTGAAATAGAAGCCAATAAATTTGCAGCTGAATTGCTGATAGACGAAAAGGATATTGACAAGTGTTATCTAAAGAATATATGTATAAATCAATTAGCTAATTATTATGGCGTTCCTGAACAACTGATTAAATATAAATTTAATAAATAG